A window from Longimicrobium sp. encodes these proteins:
- a CDS encoding DUF2442 domain-containing protein, with protein sequence MTTLVFDTDPAATHVEVTDERLAVHLADGRMISVPLAWFPRLVHGSAEERANWRLLGDGDAIEWPDLDEHVGVEGLLAGRGSGESEASFQRWLAARTRG encoded by the coding sequence ATGACGACCCTGGTGTTCGACACGGACCCCGCAGCCACGCACGTCGAAGTCACCGACGAGCGGCTGGCGGTGCACCTCGCCGACGGGCGGATGATCAGTGTCCCCCTGGCGTGGTTCCCCCGGCTGGTGCACGGATCGGCGGAGGAGCGGGCGAACTGGCGGCTGCTCGGTGACGGCGACGCGATCGAGTGGCCGGACCTGGACGAGCACGTCGGAGTCGAGGGGCTGCTGGCGGGGCGGGGGAGCGGAGAAAGCGAGGCGAGCTTCCAGCGCTGGCTCGCGGCCAGGACCCGCGGGTGA
- a CDS encoding DUF4177 domain-containing protein codes for MHTAQAVRWEYVTLKMDVDRYIRGPAIDVADVSRHLNRFGGEGWELVAMVDVNAGEGRTCDLVAIFKRPAC; via the coding sequence ATGCACACCGCGCAGGCAGTGCGCTGGGAGTACGTGACGCTGAAGATGGACGTCGACCGCTACATCCGCGGCCCCGCCATCGACGTGGCCGACGTCAGCCGGCACCTGAACCGCTTCGGCGGCGAGGGGTGGGAGCTGGTCGCGATGGTCGACGTCAACGCCGGCGAAGGCCGCACCTGCGACCTCGTCGCCATCTTCAAGCGGCCGGCGTGCTGA
- a CDS encoding trypsin-like serine protease, which translates to MRLGTSVTALAALSLLAAACGEPNPAAAPPEVQARFITNGTPTGSAYGSVGALLFDFNEDGVLNGDDEDCTGSLISPTVFLTAAHCVEFLAPDAKLYVTFAPDLYARNLKPIAARGFRFDPQYGRDQGDLHDLAVVFLPASATRGITPLKLPPAGYLDALQAQGGLTEQLFVNVGYGVSAGRTGVPSFGYDGLRKVSLSEFMGLNQSWLGLLMNTSATGEGGDCYGDSGGPKFLDGNPNMVVATVTTGDFWCRATSWDYRLDTPSARAFLGQFVALP; encoded by the coding sequence ATGCGGCTCGGAACGTCCGTGACGGCGCTCGCGGCCCTCTCGCTCCTCGCCGCGGCGTGCGGCGAGCCGAACCCGGCGGCCGCCCCGCCCGAAGTGCAGGCGCGCTTCATCACCAACGGCACGCCCACGGGGAGCGCGTACGGCAGCGTGGGCGCCCTCCTCTTCGACTTCAACGAAGACGGCGTCCTGAACGGCGACGACGAGGACTGCACCGGCAGCCTGATCTCGCCCACGGTGTTCCTCACCGCGGCCCACTGCGTGGAGTTCCTCGCGCCGGACGCGAAGCTCTACGTGACCTTCGCGCCCGACCTGTACGCGCGCAACCTCAAGCCGATCGCGGCGCGCGGCTTCCGCTTCGATCCCCAGTACGGGCGCGACCAGGGCGACCTGCACGACCTGGCGGTGGTGTTCCTCCCCGCCTCCGCGACGCGGGGCATCACGCCGCTCAAGCTGCCGCCGGCCGGGTACCTGGACGCGCTGCAGGCGCAGGGCGGGCTCACCGAGCAGCTCTTCGTCAACGTGGGCTACGGGGTCTCGGCCGGGCGCACCGGGGTCCCGTCCTTCGGCTACGACGGGCTGCGCAAGGTGTCGCTGTCGGAGTTCATGGGGCTGAACCAGAGCTGGCTGGGGCTGCTGATGAACACCAGCGCCACCGGCGAGGGCGGCGACTGCTACGGCGACTCGGGCGGCCCCAAGTTCCTCGACGGCAACCCGAACATGGTGGTGGCCACCGTGACCACCGGCGACTTCTGGTGCCGCGCCACCAGCTGGGACTACCGGCTGGACACGCCGTCGGCGCGCGCGTTCCTGGGGCAGTTCGTCGCTCTCCCCTGA
- a CDS encoding DUF4177 domain-containing protein has protein sequence MPGMRWEYLTVVANVRGFFGPKVNMDAIGAAFNAYGVDGWELVSAFDVNRGEGVTSEIVAFFKRPLE, from the coding sequence ATGCCCGGGATGCGGTGGGAGTACCTCACGGTGGTGGCGAACGTGCGGGGGTTTTTCGGCCCCAAGGTGAACATGGACGCGATCGGGGCGGCGTTCAACGCGTACGGCGTGGACGGCTGGGAGCTCGTCTCCGCGTTCGACGTGAACCGGGGCGAGGGAGTGACCTCCGAGATCGTCGCCTTCTTCAAGCGCCCGCTGGAGTGA
- a CDS encoding response regulator yields the protein MKKQTLLLVDPDDGARDALAELLRDAGYSVLEARDGSVGFRMALEWLPGLVIVEPWPSFPASVRVVERLRSAAATRHVPVLALTTAAAPEHRTRALAAGCADYLEKPCPPERVLRVVRRILGPAPSGAAADRA from the coding sequence GTGAAGAAGCAGACTCTCCTCCTGGTCGACCCGGATGACGGGGCGCGGGATGCACTCGCCGAGCTCCTCCGGGACGCCGGCTACTCCGTGCTGGAGGCGCGGGACGGCAGCGTGGGGTTCCGGATGGCGCTCGAGTGGCTCCCGGGGCTCGTGATCGTGGAGCCCTGGCCCTCGTTCCCGGCGTCCGTCCGGGTGGTGGAGCGGCTGCGCAGCGCCGCCGCGACGCGGCACGTGCCGGTGCTGGCGCTCACCACTGCGGCGGCCCCGGAGCACCGGACCCGCGCCCTGGCGGCGGGGTGCGCGGACTACCTGGAGAAGCCCTGCCCGCCGGAGCGCGTGCTCAGGGTAGTGCGGCGGATCCTAGGCCCCGCCCCGTCCGGCGCGGCGGCGGATCGCGCGTGA
- a CDS encoding response regulator transcription factor, giving the protein MSDLRVVLADDHEVVRTGLKALVDSSSGMRVVGEAGDGREAVARARELAPDVVVMDVSMPGMDGAEATERIARECPGVKVIALTAHDDRAHLARLLQAGAAGYVLKRAAADELVRAIRTVGSGGTYVDPVLAGSLLRSSTRPFGSGPSPSAEALSEREEEVLRRIAWGESNKEIAGKLGISTKTVETYKARITDKLGLRSRTEMVRYALQRGWLAES; this is encoded by the coding sequence ATGAGCGACCTGCGCGTGGTGCTGGCCGACGACCACGAGGTGGTCCGCACGGGACTCAAGGCGCTGGTGGACTCCAGCTCCGGGATGCGGGTGGTGGGCGAGGCGGGCGACGGGCGCGAGGCGGTGGCCCGGGCCCGCGAGCTCGCCCCCGACGTGGTGGTGATGGACGTCTCCATGCCCGGGATGGACGGCGCCGAGGCCACCGAGCGGATCGCGCGCGAGTGCCCGGGCGTGAAGGTGATCGCGCTGACCGCCCACGACGACCGCGCGCACCTGGCGCGCCTGCTGCAGGCGGGCGCGGCCGGCTACGTGCTCAAGCGCGCCGCGGCCGACGAGCTGGTGCGGGCCATCCGCACGGTGGGCTCGGGCGGCACGTACGTGGACCCCGTCCTGGCCGGGAGCCTGCTGCGCAGCTCCACCCGGCCGTTCGGCTCCGGCCCTTCCCCCTCCGCCGAGGCGCTCAGCGAGCGCGAGGAGGAGGTGCTGCGCCGCATCGCCTGGGGCGAGAGCAACAAGGAGATCGCCGGGAAGCTGGGGATCAGCACCAAGACCGTGGAGACCTACAAGGCCCGCATCACCGACAAGCTGGGCCTCAGGAGCCGCACCGAGATGGTCCGCTACGCCCTGCAGCGGGGGTGGCTCGCCGAAAGCTGA
- a CDS encoding PAS domain S-box protein, translated as MSERSWPAGGGEMAERIRAHDWARTPLGPIDAWPQSLKTAVDLCLGSAFAGFVWWGPELVQLYNDAALAIVRAKHPQALGAPARQAWADVWGEVGALVEGVVATGQAVKGEDLPLVPDRGGARETAWFTFSYSAARDEAGAVAGVFITAIETTAKVKAERRLGELAGRAGLSADFRALFEAAPTPYVVLAPPDFQIVAVNDAYLRATMTERSEIVGRTLFDVFPENPDDPAATGAANLRASLERVLATRRADAMAVHKYDIRRPRSAGGGFVERWWSPASAPVLGADGEVALIIHRVEDVTEIVRLKSAGEAQDQLLRDQQDTIERLREAEEALRASEARHRLIVEGARDYAIFTADPEGRIESWSPGAEAVFGWSAGEVLGRPLDITFTPEDRERGEPEKERGEARATGSAPDVRWHLRRDGSRVFIDGTMRALDDGAGGVRGFLKIGQDVTQRRRVEEALRESEERHRLIVEGARDYAIFTTDPEGRIESWSPGAEAVYGWSAGEAVGQSLDMTFTPEDRAAGEPEKERAETRATGSAPDVRWHVRRDGARVFIEGVSRALFGPGGEPRGFLKVGQDVTQRRQTEEALRESQERFRTLVQNIRDYAIFLTDAGGVVTEWTEGAERVKGYTAEEAVGRHVSIFYTPENVAAGEVERELGEAAEHGRAEREGWRVRRDGARIWVNEIATAVRGADGRLVGYTKISRDLSAQREAQEALRRLNETLEQRVAERTAELAESNAALAAEIAERERAEASRSDVLRRLVSAEENERRRISRELHDSLGQLVTGLLLGLKALEREAGRTSRIEDLGRLADRIAREMQHMAVQLRPPALDSLGLQVALQSHLEEWSERHGVEADFHGAGLDGDRLPPEVETTIYRVVQEGLTNVLKHAQASCVSLVLERRGGSVRAILEDDGKGFDVEATLASPEKAKRLGLRGMRERVALLGGELEVESSPGSGTTVFVRLPDPAGAGREGGR; from the coding sequence ATGAGCGAGCGTTCCTGGCCGGCCGGCGGAGGGGAGATGGCGGAGCGGATCCGGGCCCACGACTGGGCGCGGACGCCGCTCGGCCCGATCGACGCGTGGCCGCAGAGCCTCAAGACGGCGGTCGACCTCTGCCTGGGCTCCGCCTTCGCGGGCTTCGTCTGGTGGGGCCCGGAGCTCGTCCAGCTCTACAACGACGCCGCCCTCGCGATCGTCCGTGCCAAGCACCCGCAGGCGCTCGGGGCGCCCGCGCGGCAGGCGTGGGCGGACGTCTGGGGCGAGGTGGGCGCGCTGGTGGAGGGCGTCGTCGCCACCGGCCAGGCGGTGAAGGGCGAGGACCTGCCGCTGGTGCCGGACCGGGGCGGCGCGCGAGAGACGGCCTGGTTCACCTTCTCGTACAGCGCCGCGCGCGACGAGGCCGGGGCCGTCGCGGGCGTGTTCATCACCGCCATCGAGACCACGGCGAAGGTCAAGGCCGAGCGGCGGCTGGGCGAGCTCGCGGGCCGCGCCGGGCTGTCGGCGGACTTCCGCGCGCTCTTCGAGGCCGCGCCCACGCCGTACGTGGTCCTCGCGCCCCCCGACTTCCAGATCGTCGCCGTCAACGACGCCTACCTGCGTGCGACGATGACCGAGCGCTCGGAGATCGTCGGCCGCACCCTGTTCGACGTCTTCCCCGAGAACCCGGACGACCCCGCCGCCACCGGCGCCGCGAACCTGCGCGCCTCGCTCGAGCGGGTGCTCGCCACGCGCCGCGCGGACGCCATGGCGGTGCACAAGTACGACATCCGCCGGCCGCGCAGCGCCGGGGGCGGTTTCGTGGAGCGGTGGTGGAGCCCGGCCAGTGCGCCCGTCCTGGGGGCGGACGGCGAGGTGGCGCTGATCATCCACCGCGTGGAGGACGTGACCGAGATCGTGCGGCTGAAGAGCGCGGGCGAGGCGCAGGACCAGCTCCTCCGGGACCAGCAGGACACGATCGAGCGGCTGCGGGAGGCCGAGGAGGCGCTGCGCGCGAGCGAGGCGCGGCACCGCCTGATCGTGGAGGGCGCGCGCGACTACGCGATCTTCACGGCTGATCCCGAGGGACGGATCGAGAGCTGGTCGCCGGGCGCGGAAGCCGTGTTCGGCTGGTCTGCCGGGGAGGTGCTCGGCCGGCCGCTGGACATCACCTTCACGCCGGAGGACCGGGAGCGGGGGGAGCCGGAAAAGGAGCGCGGGGAGGCCCGCGCCACCGGGTCGGCGCCCGACGTGCGCTGGCACCTGCGCAGGGACGGCTCGCGCGTGTTCATCGACGGGACGATGCGCGCGCTGGACGACGGCGCGGGCGGCGTCCGCGGCTTCCTGAAGATCGGCCAGGACGTCACGCAGCGCCGCCGGGTGGAGGAGGCGCTGCGCGAGAGCGAGGAGCGCCACCGCCTGATCGTGGAGGGCGCGCGCGACTACGCCATCTTCACCACCGACCCGGAAGGCCGCATCGAGAGCTGGTCGCCGGGCGCGGAGGCCGTGTACGGCTGGAGCGCCGGCGAGGCGGTCGGCCAGTCCCTGGACATGACGTTCACGCCGGAGGACCGGGCCGCCGGGGAGCCGGAGAAGGAGCGCGCCGAGACCCGCGCCACCGGCTCCGCGCCCGACGTCCGCTGGCACGTGCGCCGGGACGGCGCGCGCGTGTTCATCGAGGGCGTCAGCCGAGCGCTCTTCGGTCCGGGCGGCGAGCCGCGCGGCTTCCTGAAGGTCGGGCAGGACGTGACGCAGCGGCGACAGACCGAGGAGGCGCTGCGCGAGAGCCAGGAGCGCTTCCGCACCCTGGTCCAGAACATCCGCGACTACGCCATCTTCCTGACCGACGCGGGCGGCGTGGTCACCGAGTGGACGGAAGGGGCCGAGCGGGTGAAGGGGTACACGGCCGAGGAGGCGGTCGGACGGCACGTCTCGATCTTCTACACGCCCGAGAACGTGGCCGCGGGCGAGGTGGAGCGGGAGCTGGGCGAGGCGGCGGAGCACGGCCGCGCCGAGCGCGAGGGGTGGCGGGTGCGCAGGGACGGTGCGCGCATCTGGGTCAACGAGATCGCCACCGCGGTGCGCGGCGCCGACGGCCGGCTGGTGGGCTACACCAAGATCAGCCGCGACCTGAGCGCGCAGCGCGAGGCGCAGGAGGCGCTGCGCCGGCTGAACGAGACGCTGGAGCAGCGGGTGGCCGAGCGCACGGCCGAGCTGGCCGAGAGCAACGCCGCGCTGGCGGCGGAGATCGCCGAGCGCGAGCGGGCGGAAGCGTCCCGGAGCGACGTCCTGCGCCGGCTCGTCTCCGCCGAGGAGAACGAGCGGCGGCGCATCTCGCGCGAGCTGCACGACTCGCTGGGCCAGCTGGTCACCGGGCTCCTGCTGGGGCTCAAGGCGCTGGAGCGCGAGGCCGGCCGGACGTCCCGGATCGAGGACCTGGGGCGGCTGGCGGACCGCATCGCCCGCGAGATGCAGCACATGGCGGTGCAGCTGCGCCCGCCGGCGCTGGACAGCCTGGGGCTCCAGGTGGCGCTGCAGAGCCACCTGGAGGAGTGGAGCGAGCGGCACGGGGTGGAGGCGGACTTCCACGGCGCGGGGCTGGACGGAGACCGGTTGCCGCCCGAGGTCGAGACCACCATCTACCGCGTGGTGCAGGAGGGGCTCACCAACGTGCTCAAGCACGCGCAGGCCTCCTGCGTGAGCCTGGTGCTGGAGCGGCGCGGCGGCTCCGTGCGCGCCATCCTGGAGGACGACGGGAAGGGCTTCGACGTGGAGGCGACGCTCGCCTCGCCCGAGAAGGCGAAGCGCCTGGGCCTAAGGGGGATGCGCGAGCGGGTGGCCCTGCTCGGCGGGGAGCTGGAGGTTGAGTCCAGCCCGGGGAGCGGGACCACCGTCTTCGTGCGGCTCCCGGACCCGGCCGGCGCCGGCCGGGAGGGCGGGCGATGA
- a CDS encoding TolC family protein, translating into MSSASDPAFADQLDQHRGGSLSLGVSVPVFDRGATRAATQRAELQVDNARIELEAQKNAVALEVRRAYLDHQAAQAQLEAAQAQLRATDPALTTSRERYRAGMATLVEVTQARATQVQAASTVVAAQYTLVLQRTLIAYYTGDLDPASATLG; encoded by the coding sequence TTGTCCAGCGCCTCCGACCCGGCCTTCGCCGACCAGCTCGACCAGCACCGCGGCGGCTCGCTGTCGCTGGGCGTGTCGGTGCCCGTCTTCGACCGCGGCGCCACCCGGGCGGCCACGCAGCGGGCGGAACTGCAGGTGGACAACGCGCGCATCGAGCTGGAGGCGCAGAAGAACGCCGTGGCGCTGGAGGTCCGCCGGGCGTATCTGGACCACCAGGCGGCGCAGGCGCAGCTCGAGGCGGCGCAGGCCCAGCTGCGCGCGACCGACCCGGCGCTCACCACCTCGCGGGAGCGGTACCGGGCGGGGATGGCCACGCTGGTGGAAGTCACGCAGGCCCGCGCCACGCAGGTGCAGGCCGCCAGCACCGTGGTCGCCGCGCAGTACACCCTGGTCCTCCAGCGCACCCTGATCGCCTACTACACGGGCGACCTGGACCCCGCGAGCGCCACGCTGGGGTGA
- a CDS encoding ArsC/Spx/MgsR family protein has translation MMPWLRENAQCTTCQKALQYLRDRQVTVRTLRDLKAQPLEEAEVRDLARKVGGADKLFSKRAMKFRKMGLHEKELSEDDLIRLMAEEYTFVTRPVIVRGDRATAGFSAKRVDELVG, from the coding sequence ATGATGCCGTGGTTGCGCGAGAACGCACAGTGCACCACCTGCCAGAAGGCGCTCCAGTACCTGCGGGACAGGCAGGTGACGGTGCGCACCCTCCGCGACCTGAAGGCGCAGCCGCTGGAGGAGGCCGAGGTGCGCGACCTGGCCCGCAAGGTGGGCGGCGCGGACAAGCTGTTCTCGAAGCGCGCGATGAAGTTCCGGAAGATGGGGCTGCACGAGAAGGAGCTCTCCGAGGACGACCTCATCCGGCTGATGGCCGAGGAGTACACCTTCGTCACCCGCCCCGTCATCGTCCGCGGCGACCGCGCGACGGCGGGGTTCAGCGCGAAGCGGGTGGACGAGCTGGTGGGGTGA
- a CDS encoding ArsC/Spx/MgsR family protein produces the protein MTEPTRADAEGVDVYWLPYCTTCQKALQYLRDRQVTVRTLRDLKAQPLEEAEVRDLARKVGGAEKLFSKRAMKFRKMGLHEKELSEDDLVRLMAEEYTFVTRPVIVRGDHATAGFSAKRVDELVS, from the coding sequence ATGACGGAGCCGACGCGCGCGGACGCCGAGGGCGTGGACGTCTACTGGCTCCCGTACTGCACCACCTGCCAGAAGGCGCTCCAGTACCTGCGGGACAGGCAGGTGACGGTGCGCACCCTCCGCGACCTGAAGGCGCAGCCGCTGGAGGAGGCCGAGGTGCGCGACCTGGCCCGCAAGGTGGGCGGCGCGGAGAAGCTGTTCTCGAAGCGCGCGATGAAGTTCCGCAAGATGGGGCTGCACGAGAAGGAACTGTCGGAGGACGACCTCGTGCGGCTGATGGCGGAGGAATACACCTTCGTCACCCGCCCCGTCATCGTCCGCGGCGACCACGCGACGGCGGGGTTCTCGGCGAAGCGGGTGGACGAGCTGGTGAGCTGA